The sequence GCACTTCTCCATGCACAGCCCGCAGCCGGTGCAGGCCTCCCAGTCCACGTAGGTGGCCTTGCGGCGGATGGTGGCCGTGTAGTTGCCCACGTACCCGCTCAGCTCGTCGATCTCCGAGGAGGCGTAGAGGGTGATGTTGGGGTGCTGGGAGACGTCCACCATCTTGGGGCCGAGGATGCAGCTGGAGCAGTCCACCGTGGGGAAGGTCTTGTCCAGCTTGGCCATCTTGCCGCCGATGGTGGACTGCTTCTCCACCAAAACGACCTCCAGGCCGCCGTTGGCGCAGTCCAGCGCCGCCTGGATGCCGGCCACGCCGCCGCCCACCACCATGACCCGCTTGTTGACCTCGAAGCTCTTGGGGGTCAGCGGGCGGTCGTAGCGCAGCTTGGAAACGGCCATGGACACCAGGTCCAGCGCCTTGCGCGTGTTGGCTTCCTTGTCCTTGCCGATCCAGGAGACGTGCTCGCGGATGTTGGCCATCTCGAACATGTAGCGGTTCAGACCCGCCCGCTCCACCGTGCGGCGGAAGGTGGGCTCGTGCATGCGCGGGGTGCAGGAGGCCACCACCACGCCGTCGAGGCCGTGGTCGCGGATGGCCTCGATGATGCCTTCCTGCCCCTGCTCCGCGCAGGCGTACATGGTGTCCGAGGCGAAGGCCACGTCCGGCAGGGACAGGGCCTGCTCGGCCACCGACCCCACGTCCACGTTGCCGGCTATGTTGCTGCCGCAGTGGCAGACGAAAACGCCGATTCGCATGATTTCTCCGGTTTCCCCGCCACGCCTCAGGAGGCGGCTTCGGCGGTCTTCCGTTCGGCTTCGCGCAGCGCGAGGCCGGGGTTCACGCACAGCTTGTTCAGGCCCAGGCTGGACTCGTCCAGGCCAAGGGCCAGACCGATGAGCTGGGTGTAGTAGAAAACGGGCATCTCGTGCTGGCTCTTGGTGGCCGCGTTGATCTGCCCCTGCCGCAGGTCCAGGTTCATCTGGCACAGCGGGCAGGCCGTGACCATGGCCATGGCCTGGTTGGCCTCGGCCAAGTCCAAAAGCTTGCCCGAAAGACGCGCCACCACGTCCTTGCGGGCCACGCCGAAGGAGGCGCCGCAGCACTCCACCTTCAGCGGGAAGGGAGCGACCTCCGCGCCGATGGCCTCCATGAGCCGGTCCATGGCCACCGGGTTCTCGTGGTCGTCGAACTCCATGACCTCGGGCGGACGGTTCATGATGCAGCCGTAGTAGGGGGCCACCCGCAGGCCGCTTAAGGGGCGCACCACCCGCTCGGCCAGCTTCTCCGGCCCCACGTCCTCGATGAGCGCCTGCAGCACGGACTTGACCCGCACCGTGTTGCCCACCGGCTCGTCCAGCAGGCTGTTCACCCGGCGCATGAACTCCTCATCGCCCATGCGGTGCACGGCCGTCTTGAGGTTGGTCAGGCAGCTGGGGCAGGGGGTGATGACCGTGTCCAGGCCCATCTTCTCCACCAACCCCAGGTTGCGCGCCGCCAGGGCGCAGGACAGGGTGTGGTCCACGGTGTGCGCCGGAGTGGAGCCGCAGCAGCTCCAGTCCGGAATGTCCACCAGATTCACGTCAAGGGCCTCGCAGATGGCCCGGGTGGACTGCTCGTACTCCATGGAGGTGCCGAGGCCGGAACAGCCGGGGTAGTAGGCGTAGGCGGGGCTCACTTGGAGGCCTCCTTGTAGCGCTCGAAGATCCGGGCCACGGCCTCGCGGCCCTGGATGCGGGACGGAGTGAGGTGCAGCTTGCCCTTGGGCAGGATGCGCGGGCCGAGCTCGGCGTCCGTCCAGACCTTGCCGGTCTTGGCGATGTACGAGGTCAAAAGGCCCATTTCGTACACCCGGCCGTGCTTGGCCACCGATTCCAGGAAGCTGTCCCAGAATACCTTCACGCCGCGCTCGGTGGCGTACCCCTCGCGCCGGGCCATGTGGCGCAACACGTCCACGATCCGCGCCACGTCGATGCCGTTGGGGCAGCGCGTGGTGCAGGACTCGCACGTGGCGCACAGCCACACCGAGTGGCTGGACAAGAGCTGGTCCTTCTGCCCGGCCTGCAACAGCCGCATCATCCGGCTCACCGGAATGTCGAAGGCGAAGGTGTACGGACAGCCAGCCGTGCAGTTGCCGCACTGATAGCACAACCGCACCCGCTGCCCGCTCTCCTCCTCGACCTGGCTGATGAACTCCCGGTCGAGGGATTCGGTGAGATCAAGGATTTCCATGTCGTCGGTCCCGGTGTTTCCGTTGCGCGTTCGGATGGAAAAGTGGGCCGGGGGAGTGGTGTGTCCCCCCCGGCCGGAGGTCCATTTCGGGTCGTCCCTACAGGGCGGCCTCGAAAATGGCCATGACGTCGTTGTCGGTGGGGCAGCGGGGGTTGGTGAACCCGCAGGCGTCCTTCTGGGCGTTCTCGGTCATGGTGGCGATGTCAGCCTTCTTGACCTGCTTGCCGTACTTCTTGCCGAGCTCCACCAGGCCGCTGGGGATGCCGACGTCGGTGGAGAGGACCTTGATGGCATCGACGCACTTCTCGGCGGCGTCGCGCTTGGAGAGGCCCTCGATGTTTTCGCCCATGATCTCGGCCATCTTGGCGAAGCGATCCACGCGGGCGATGAGGTTAAAGCTCTCCACGTGGGGCAGCAGGATGGCGTTGCACTCGCCGTGCGGCAGGTCGTAGAAACCGCCAAGCTGGTGGGCCATGGCGTGCACGTGGCCCAGGGAGGCGTTGTTGAAGGCCATGCCGGCGAGGTACTGGGCGAAGCACATGCCCTCGCGGGCCTCCACGTCCTGGCCGTTGGCCACGGCGCGGCGGAGGAAGGTGAAGATCAGTTCGATGGCCTTCTCGGCGCAGGCGTCGGTCATGGGGGTGGCCACGGTGGAGACGTATGCCTCGACGGCGTGGGTCAGGGCGTCCATGCCGGTGGCCGCGGTCAGGGCCGGGGGCATGCCCATCATGAGCAGGGGGTCGTCCAGGGCGATGTTGGGGGTGACGCGCCAGTCCACGATGGCCATCTTCACCTTCCTGGAAAGGTCGGTGATGATGCAGAAGCGGGTCATTTCCGAGGCGGTGCCCGCGGTGGTGTTCACGGCCAGGTAGGGCGGCAGGGGCTTGGTCGACTTGTCGATACCCTCGAAGTCATGGATTTTGCCGCCGTTGGAGACCACCAGGCCGATGCCCTTGCCGCAGTCGTGGGAGGAGCCGCCACCCAGGGTGATCAGGCTGTCGCACTTGGCCTTCTGGTAGACCTCGACGCCGTTGTGGACGTTCTCGTCAGTGGGGTTGGGGATGGTCTTGTCGTAGACCTCGTAGCTCATCTTGGCCTTGTCCAGCAGGTCGGTGATCTGCTTGAGAATCCCGGCGTTGACGATGCCCTGGTCGGTGACGATCAGCGGTTTGGTGCCGCCGATGTCACGAATTTTCTGGGGGATCTCTTTGGAGGCCCCGATGCCGATCAGCGTCACGTTGGGGATGAAAAACCCATAGACTTCTTCACGCACTGCCATGACACACACTCCGGTTTTTTGGGTTGGCGCTTGAAAATCACACCTGCCAGCCGAATCCGTATTGCCCCCTCTTTAGGCAAGGACCGGGCCAAAAAGTGAAAACGAGTGATTCCGGTGTGTTGTCAGGCGAAGTCAGGATGAAGAGGGGGCGGAGTGGGTCTAAAACGGGACAGGCGGAAGCGGGAAGAAGCGGAAAATGGCCGCCAGGGAACCTGAAAGGGAAGGCGTTACGAGGCCTTAGACGGCTGGGTCATTATGACCCGGGGCACGTGCGGAGCGGGTCGCACGAACGTGAAGCCAGGCCCGGCGCGCCTAGAACGTCCCGGTTCGCCTAGTCGGCCGATGCGAGGCCGTGCTTGCGGAGTTTGCGGTAGAGGGTTTTGCGCCCGATGCCCAGCGCCTCGGCGGCCCGCTGGCGGTTGCCCTGGTACATGGCCAGGACCTTGCGGATGTGCGCCCGCTCCATGGATTCCAGGGAGAGGGGGGAGCCGGCGCAGGCGTCTCCGGACTGCGCCGGCACCACTTCTTTGGGCAGCGTCTGGTTGGTGATGACGCCGTTTTCCGCCAGGATGACGGAGCGCTCCAGCACGTTGCGCAACTCGCGAACGTTGCCGGGCCAGTCGTACCGCATGAGGAACTGCAGGGTCTTGTCCGCGATGGTGCACTTGCGTTTGCCCAGGCGCATCTGGGTCAGGAAATGCTCTATGAGCAGCGGGATGTCCTCCCGCCGCTCCCGCAGCGGGGGGATGTCGATGTTGAAGACGTTGATGCGGTGGAAGAGCGCCTCGTTGAAACGGCCGTCCTCGACTTCCTTGGCCAGGTTTCGGTTGGTTGCGAAGAGGAAGCGGACGTCCACCCGCCGCTCCTCGTTCTCGCCCACGCGGCGGTAGGTCTGCGACTCCAGCACCCGCAGCAGGGAGGCCTGCACTTCCTCGGGAAGGTCGCCCACCTCATCCAGGAAGAGGGTGCCCTTGTTGGCCAGGGCAAGCAGCCCTTCCTTGGCCTCCGAGGCACCGGTGAAGGCCCCCTTGGTATGGCCGAACAGTTCGCTGCGCACCAGTTCCCGCTGGAGCATGGCGCAGTTTTTGGTGATGATGGGCTGTTTGGCCCTGTCGCTTTGTTCGTGGATTTTCCTGGCCACCACGTCCTTGCCCACCCCGCTCTCGCCGGTGAGCAGCACGGGCACCCCGGCCGGGGCCACCCTGGAAACGAGGTAATGCAGGTGCTTGATCACCGGGGAGTTGCCCACCAGCTTCTGCGAGGAGCCGGTGATCTCCTGGGAGTGGCGCAGGCTGCGGTTTTCCCGCTGCAGGCAGACCCGCTGGTAGGCCCGGTCCAGGAGCAGGGAGAGCCGGTCCAGCTTGAAGGGCTTGGTGATGTAATCGTAGGCGCCCAGGCGCATGGCCTCCACGGCGTCGTCGATGGTGCCGTGGCCGGTGATGAGGACCACTTCGGCGTCCGGCAGCTTGGCCTTGCACTCTGTGAAGAGGTCCAGGCCGTCGGAGTCGGGAAGCTTGATGTCCAGGACAAGGAGGTCGTAGTCGCCGTCGTGGATGCGCCGCCGCGTCTCGGCCGCGTTCCGGGCCACGTGTATGGCGCGCTCCTCGGTTTCCAGCTCCTTCTTGAGGAGCTTGCGGATGGACTCTTCGTCGTCCACCACAAGGACGTGGTACGGTTCAGTCATCATCTTCTTCCCGTGGCACCGGCAGGTCGACGATGAAGGTGGACCCCTTGCCCACCTCGCTTTCCAGGCGGATGTCCCCGGCGTGCTCCTTGACCACGATGGTGTAACAGGTCGAAAGCCCGATGCCTATGCCGTTTCCGGCGGGCTTGGTGGTGAAGAAGGGGTCGAAGAGGTTGCCCCGGATGTCCGCGGAAATGCCCTGGCCGGTGTCGGAGATCTCCAGACGGACCATGCCGTCCGTCACGCCGCTTTGCACGGTGATGACGCCCTCCTCCTCCCCGATGGCGTCGATGGCGTTGGTCAGCAGGTTGAGAAAGACCTGCTTGAGCTGCGCCGCGTTGCCGTGGACGAAAGGCAGGTTCCGTGCCAGTTCCGTCCTCATGGTCAGGTTTTGCCGCTTCTTGAGATGGTAGTGCAGCAGATGCAGGGTCTCCATGACCACGTCGTTGATGTTCACCGGGGACTGGGTGGTGGCCTCCGGGTGCCCGAAGTTGAGCATGCTGTTCACAATCTGCTGGCAGCGCTGGCACTCCCGCAGGATAGTCTGGGTATACTCCTCCAGGTCCCCGGCCAGTTCGCCGGGCAGGCTCTTCCAGTGCCTGCCCAGGCGCCGCTGGATGCCCTCGGCGTAACCGGAAATGGCCATCAGGGGGTTGTTCACCTCGTGGGCCACGCCGGTGGCCAGCACGCCCACGGTGGCCATCTTCTCCGCGTGGTAGTACTTGGCCTGGTATTCCTTTTCCAGCGTCACGTCGCGCTTGAAGATGAGCACCTTGTACTCCGGCAGGTCCTGGTTCTTGATGGGCGAGGCCACCATCTCGTACTGCCGGTTGACGCCGTTGATGCGGAAAAAGGCCGTCTCCTTGCACACCGTGTTGGTGGAGAGCGACTTGAAGGCGGGGCATTCGGGGCACGGATGGTCCTGCCCCCGGAATATCTGGTAGCAGTACTTGCCCTCCGGGGCGGGGTCGTCGAACAACTCCCTGAATACGTGGTTGACCGAGATGATCTTGAGGTTCTCGGAGAGTACCATCATCACGTCGGTGATGCCGTCCAGAATGGCGGCGATTTCCTGGCGGCGGTTCTCCGTCTCCATGTTGGCGGCCTTGAGCTCCTCCAGCTTGAGCTGCAACTCGTGGAAGTAGCCGAGCTTGGAGTGCTCGATGCCGACGAGGTCGCTGAGTTCCGTTGGCGGCATTACCAGGCCTCCTCGCATATGCCCCTGAGGTCGCGCCAGGACGACTCCCTGGGGTTGGTCAGGCTGCACACGTCCTGGATGGCCACCCGGCAGATTTGCTCGATGCTGGACTGGTCGGGGAGCAGGTCGCGCAGCCGCTGGTTCACGCCGAGACTGGCGAAGAGCTCCTCCAGCTTATCGATGCCCGCCAGGGCGGCCTGCTGGTCGGAGCACAGCCGCGCCCCGGCGATTATGCGCCCGATGGTGCCCATGGTCTCGGTGCACTCCCGCATGTTGAAGCGCATAACCGACGGCAGGAGGACGGGGTGCACCATGCCGTGCAGCACGTCGTACATGCCGCCCAGGGAGTGGGCTATGGAGTGCAGCACGCCCAGCCCGGCGTTGCTGAAGGCCATGCCCGCGGAGGTGCTGGCGATGGAGAGCTGCCGCAGCGCCTCGGTGTCCTTGTCCTCCACCGCAGGCTGGATGTTCTTGACGATGAGTTCAATGGCCTTGTGGGAGTGCATGCGGGTGATGGGGGTGGCCAGCTTGGAGACGTAGGACTCCACAGCGTGCGCCATGGCGTCGATGGCCGAGGCCAGGATGAGGTCGGCGTCCTTGGAGAGCAGCAGGTCGGGGTCGATGATGGAGATGTTGGGCACCAGCGAGCGGCTGATGATGGACATCTTCACTTCCCGCTCCACGTCGGTGATGATGCAGAACTGGGAAACGTCCGAGCCGCTTCCGGCCGTGCTGGGGATGAGGATCATGGGCGGCAGGGGGCACATGATGCGGTTGGCCCCCTCGAAGTCGCCGATGCGGCCGCCGTTGCCCACCAGCGTGCCGATGCCCTTGGCCGCGTCCATGGGGCTGCCGCCGCCCAGGGCGATGATGACGTCGCACCGCTCACGGGCGTACAGGTCGGCCCCTTCGTGCACCTGGTAGTCGCGGGGGTTGGAGCTGACCTTGTCGAAGTAGACGGCGGGCAGGTCGTTGCCGTCCAGGATGTCCAGCACGCGGTCCACCCAGCCGGATTGCTCCAGGCCGTTGTCGCTGACGAAGAAAACGCGCTTGGCCCCGAGCCGCAGGGCGCATTTGGCCACGAATTCTATGCTTCCGTGTCCGGAGATGACCTCCGGTATGGCGAACTTGGTAATCACGATCCCCACCCGCGCGAAAGGTTGCCGGGCAGCGCCAAGCGGACCGGCCTGTTCGGAACAGTGAAATCATACGGCGGCCGGGGGCTGTCAAGTCCGCTCCGCACGGCCCGCGACGGGCCGCCGGGAAGGATGCGGCGGGCGCGTTGCAATTTCCCCGGACTGCTGGTCAAATCGTCAGACAGCCGCGCCAGGGCGCGGCGTTGGACAATCCATGCTCGCTTCCTCATTGCATACTCCGGCCAAACGGCTTCTTCTCATGCGGCATGGCCAGGCGGGCGACCCGGCAAGCAAGCGCTACATCGGGCGAACCGACACCGGGTTGACCAGCCTGGGCCGCTGCCAGGCCGCTGCACTGGCCGAGTTGCTGTCCGTGGCGCCGCTGCGGCGGGTGGTCAGCAGCGATCTCGGCCGCTGCCTGCACACCGCCCGGGCGGTGGCCGCGCGTCACGGGCTGATTGTGGAGGCCGACCCCGGCCTGGGGGAGATCGACCTGGGGGAGTGGGAGAACAGGACGTTCGAGGACGTGCGGCGCACCGAGCCGGAGGCTTTCCGGCGGCGCGGGGAGGACATGGCCGGGTTCCGGCCGCCGGGGGGCGAGTCCTTCGCCGACCTGCGTAACAGGGTCGTCCCGCGCCTGGAGGCGATTATGGCGGATGCCTCGGGCTGCGTGGCCGTGGTGGCTCATGCCGGGGTCAACCGGGTGGCGCTGTGCCGTTGGCTGGGCATGCCCCTGGCTGATCTGTTCCTGCTGGGGCAGGACCCGGGCTGCCTGAACGTGCTCGATTTCTCTCCTTCCGGCTTCAAGCGGCTGCAAGCGCTCAATTTCTCCCCGGGCGGCTAAGGCGCTCGCCCGGTTACGGCAGCGGCGGCATCCCGCCACAGGCCGCCTCCACTCTCCCGGCGATGCGCCGGGCCTGGTCCCATCGCCTGTCCACGGCCCGCACGGCCCGTCTGTCGCCCGCCCAGGCCGAGCGCTTGGCCTGGAAGCGCTCGTCCAGGGGCGCCACCCGCGTCCCGCGCACCAGCTTGTCCGCCAGATAGACCACCTCGGTCTCGTCCACCCCGGCGTCCTTGTGCGGTTCATGGTCGGCATGGCCGGCAACCACGGCGCACAGTCGGGGGGAGAAGCCCAGCTCGGCAAGCCGGGACGCCCCGGCGGCGCAATGGCCGGGCTGGCCCTTGGCGATGTCGTGCAGCAGGGCCCCGGACACGGCCAGGTCCTCGTCGATGCGGCCGGGCGAGCGGGAGTTGACGGCCTGGGCCAGGGCGGAGGCCACGCGGGCCACGGCCCGGCAGTGGGCGGCCACCTCGCTGTCCGCCCCGCGCTCCATGTCCAGCAGCCGTTCGGCCTCGCCCGGGGTTGGAATGCCCCGCCTGGCCCACAGTTCCTTGGCGCGTTCGTATTGCTCCGGCGTGTCCAGGTCCTCCAGCATGAGCCGGTCCGGAACCTCCGCCACGGCCGTCTCCACCCCCTCCAGCACGCCCCGCAGGCCGTCCCGGCCGTCGTGGGCGGCGATGGCCGCGCGCAATTCCGCACGCAGCAGGGGCGGGTGGCCGGTACGGCCCGCAAAGGCGGGTAGCCAGGCGCGGGCCTCCGGCCTCTCCCGCATGGCCCACAGCAGGCGTGTAAGGGTCAGGGGGCGGACCATGGGCACGTCCACCGGCAGGACGAAAAAGGCCTCAGCCTCCGGGTCCAGGGCGGCCGCCCCGGCTTGGACCGAGGTGAACATGCCCTCCTTGTAGTCCGGATTATGCACCGGCCTGGCCCTGGCCTCGCGGACCAGGGGGGCCAGCTCGTCCGCCCGGTGCCCCAGCACCGCCACCGTGTCGCATGGCCACCCGGGCAATCCCTGGAACAGGCGCAGGCAGTGCTCCAGCACGGTGGCGTCGCCGAGCGGCAGCAGGGGCTTGAAGCCGCGCTGCCGGGTGGACAGCCCGGCGGAGAGGATGATCGCGCCGAGCCGGGGTGGTTCAGGCATGGGCGCGGTGGTTGATGAGTTCGGCCACGATGCTCACGGCGATTTCCTCCGGCGTGTCCGCGCCGATGGACAGGCCGATTGGGCAATGGACCCGGCCCAGATCGGCCTGGGTGAAACCCTCCTGAAGCAGCGATTCGTAGGTGGCGTCGCGCTTGCGGGTGCTGCCTATCATGCCAATGTACCCGGCCGGGGTGCGCAGGGCCTGGGCCAGGACGGTTTTGTCGTGGACGTGGCCGCGGGTGAGGATGACGATGCGGCTGTCCGGCGTGATCTCCAGGCCGTGGAAGCAGTTCTCGAAGCTGTCCACCTTGTGCAGACGGTCCGCTTGGGGCAGGCGCTCGCGGGTGAGGAAGTCCCCGCGGTCGTCCAGCACCACCGCGGGCATGCCGGTGAAGGCGCACAGATGGGCCGTGGCCTGTCCCACGTGCCCGGCCCCGGCGATGACCACCGTCCCGGGCGGGCGAACCGGCTCCACCAGCATGGTGGCCCCGCCGGCGGTGCGGGTGAAGGGGAAGTGCGCGGCGTCGGACAGCTCCCGCGCCTCGCGGCGCAAAGGCTCGGGCAGCTCACTGGGCAGGTTTCCGGGGTCCGTTGTCCTGGTGAGGACGCGGACGTCCCCGCCGTCATGGAGGAAGGCGGTGCACAGCACCCCCCGGCCCGCCTCCCAGGCGCGGAGAAGGTTCTCCACCAGTTCCAGCGATTCGGCCGAGGGCTCCAGGTATTCGATGAGGATCTCCTGCTCGCCGCCGCAGATCATTCCCGCCTCGGCGGCCTGTTTTCCGGTGAGGTCGAGTCGCAGCAGGCTGGAGCGCCGGGTCTCGTGCGCCCTGGCCGCCTCCCGTTGGGCCATGGCCTCGGCCGGTCCGCCGCCCACGGTGCCCCGGGTCGCGTCGTTGCTGGCCACGGCCATGCGCGATCCGGTGGAGCGGGGGGTGGAGCCGCTGCTGGAGATGATGACCGCGCCCGCAACGGGGCGTCCGCCTCGCAGTTCGTCGCGGATGAATTCAAGAAGCTGGCGCATGCGCGTGGTCCCCCTGGTTCAGCGTTGGTCGCGCAGGTGTCGTTTTACGGTATGGGATTGGCCTGGGTCCAGGCCGGTGAGGGCCGTCTCCACGGTCAGCCGCCCGGCGGCGGTTGCCCGTTCGATGGCGGGAAGGGCTGGAAGGGCGCGTCCGGCGGCTTCCTCCAGACTGGAGGCGTCGGGTGTGGCTGGCAGCAGGGCGACATGAAGGATTTCCGTTGTCTGGCCGCCGGGTTCCGTCTCCGCTAGCCGAAGCCCGGCCTCGTATGCCCGCAAGCCCGGCAGGGCCAACAGGGCGCTGTCCAGGTCGGCCAGGGAAAGGCTCTCCCCGCCCGCCAGGCGGAGGGTGTCGCGCAGGCGGCCGCGCAAATCGCGCAGCCTCGCCAGCACGCTGCCGCAGGCGCAGCGGGTCGCCTCCAAAGCCCCCAGGTCGCCGGTGCGGTAGCGCAGAAGGGGCATGCCCCGGCGGGTGAGGGTGGTCAGGACCAGTTCGCCAGTCTCGCCCTCCGGAAGGGGGCGGCCCGTGTCCGGGTCCACCACTTCGAACAGCAGGTCGTTCTCGCGAATGTGGCAGCCCGCTCCCTCGGCGCACTCCACCGCCCCGCCCAGGCCGGACTCGGTGGAGCCGTAATGGGCGTGGACCCGGCAGCCCAGCCCGTGGGCGATGGCCCGCCGCGCCTCGGGCACGGCCACGTCCGAGCAGAGCAGAATGCTTTCCAGGCCCGGCGCGGCCAGGCGGGCGGCTTCGGGGGCGCGGGCCAGGGCCAGCAGATGCTGGGGCATGCCCACCAGGCAGTTCGCGCCCAGGGACGCCGCCGCCCGGGCCACCCCGGCCGGGTCGGAGGCGGGCCAGTGGGCCCCGGCCGCGAACCCGACTTCCCGCAGCCCCTCCACCAGCAGGCTGCCCACGTCGCCGGGCCGCTGGCTGGGCAGCAGGGCCAGGACGGCAGACCCCGCCCGCGTCACCAACCGCATGCCGTACTGGAAAAACTCTCTGGTCCGTTGCAGGTCCTCGGCGGTGAAGAAGATTCGCTTGGGGCTGGCGCTGGTGCCGGAGGTGTGCAGGGTGACGACCCTCTGGATGTCCGCCTGGGAGACGCAGAGCATTTCCCGCCCGTGCCGGCGGATGTCCTCGGCCGTGGTGAAGGGCAGGGCGCGGAGGATGCCGCCGGGATCACTCTGCTCGTCCAGCTCGACGCCACGCAGCCGTTCACGGTGCCAGGAACTGTTTTCCCGGGCCAGACGCACGGTTTCCAGCAGGCGTCGCCGCTGCCACTCCCGCAGCGGGGGCCGGGAAAGCACGGTCTTGCGCGGCAGGCCGATGCGCAGGGAGATCCACGACTCCAGCGGGGTTACGGGCATGGCGCCCCGGCGGTGGCGTCTTCGGCGAGGCCCCTGTACAGGGGGCTGCCGTCGGCGGCCGTGAGGTTGTAGGCGCAGAAGGGGATGAGGCGGCCGTCCGGGGCCTGGACGTGGATGCAGCAGCCCCGCAGCCGCTCCAGGTCCAGGGTCCAGGCATCCTGAAAGGCCATTCCCGAGACGGTGAAGGTCTGTTGCCTGGCCCTGGACAGAAAGCGGTCCAGGTCGTCGATGGGCTCCAAGGGCTCCGGCCCGGGGGCCGGACGCCACCGCTGGGAGGTGGTTCGCACCGCCTTGCGCGCCCCGTCCGACGCCTTGGCCGGGCCCGGGGAGCAGCCGCACTGGCCGAGCCGCTGCAACGCCCCGGATTCGCTGACCAGGTAGGTGGCGTGAAAGGAGCACAGGGCGTGCTCGCAGCCCGGGGGCAGGAAGTCCGAGGCGGGGATGGCCCCATCCGTTTGTTTCTCCACGGCGGTCATGACCTCCGGCAGGGTCAGCCGGTCGGCGTCGGACGGAGCCATCGGGTAGCGGCCGAAGTAGCTCACGGGCTGGAAGTGCACCCCCCGGACGCCGGGATGGCGCTTTAGCCCGTAGCGGATGAGCGCGCCGATGTCCCGAGTGTTGACCCCGGGGACCAGGGTGGACACCAGCACTACGCCCAGCCCCGCTTCCAGAAGGGCGTCCAGGGCTTGTTGCTTGCGTTCCCACAGGGAGTTGCCGCGCAGGCGCAGGTAGGCCTCGTCCCGCACCGAGTCGAATTGCAGAAAGACGGATTGCAGGCCCGCATCGAGCAGGATGCGGGCGAAGTCCGGCTCGGCGGCGAAGCGCAGGCCGTTGGTGTTGAGCTGCACGAGGCTGAAATCCAGCCCAGCGGCCGCCTCCACGAGCAGCGGCAGGTCGTCTCGCATGGTGGGCTCCCCGCCGGAAAGCTGGAGGGTGCAGGCTCCGGCTGTCTCGCGGATGCGGACCAGCCGCTCCCGCAGGACAGGCAGTCCCGGGTCGTCGCCGTGCGCTCCGCTGCGCGCGAAGCAGACGGGGCAGCCGAGGTCGCAGCGGTCTGTGACCTCCAGCAGGGTGGTGCAGGTGTGCTGGGCGTGCTCCGGGCACAGCCCGCAGTCGAAGGGGCAGCCCGCGGACTCCGTGGT is a genomic window of Desulfohalovibrio reitneri containing:
- a CDS encoding DVU_1551 family NTP transferase codes for the protein MPEPPRLGAIILSAGLSTRQRGFKPLLPLGDATVLEHCLRLFQGLPGWPCDTVAVLGHRADELAPLVREARARPVHNPDYKEGMFTSVQAGAAALDPEAEAFFVLPVDVPMVRPLTLTRLLWAMRERPEARAWLPAFAGRTGHPPLLRAELRAAIAAHDGRDGLRGVLEGVETAVAEVPDRLMLEDLDTPEQYERAKELWARRGIPTPGEAERLLDMERGADSEVAAHCRAVARVASALAQAVNSRSPGRIDEDLAVSGALLHDIAKGQPGHCAAGASRLAELGFSPRLCAVVAGHADHEPHKDAGVDETEVVYLADKLVRGTRVAPLDERFQAKRSAWAGDRRAVRAVDRRWDQARRIAGRVEAACGGMPPLP
- a CDS encoding XdhC family aldehyde oxidoreductase maturation factor, with the translated sequence MRQLLEFIRDELRGGRPVAGAVIISSSGSTPRSTGSRMAVASNDATRGTVGGGPAEAMAQREAARAHETRRSSLLRLDLTGKQAAEAGMICGGEQEILIEYLEPSAESLELVENLLRAWEAGRGVLCTAFLHDGGDVRVLTRTTDPGNLPSELPEPLRREARELSDAAHFPFTRTAGGATMLVEPVRPPGTVVIAGAGHVGQATAHLCAFTGMPAVVLDDRGDFLTRERLPQADRLHKVDSFENCFHGLEITPDSRIVILTRGHVHDKTVLAQALRTPAGYIGMIGSTRKRDATYESLLQEGFTQADLGRVHCPIGLSIGADTPEEIAVSIVAELINHRAHA
- a CDS encoding DVU_1553 family AMP-dependent CoA ligase; the protein is MPVTPLESWISLRIGLPRKTVLSRPPLREWQRRRLLETVRLARENSSWHRERLRGVELDEQSDPGGILRALPFTTAEDIRRHGREMLCVSQADIQRVVTLHTSGTSASPKRIFFTAEDLQRTREFFQYGMRLVTRAGSAVLALLPSQRPGDVGSLLVEGLREVGFAAGAHWPASDPAGVARAAASLGANCLVGMPQHLLALARAPEAARLAAPGLESILLCSDVAVPEARRAIAHGLGCRVHAHYGSTESGLGGAVECAEGAGCHIRENDLLFEVVDPDTGRPLPEGETGELVLTTLTRRGMPLLRYRTGDLGALEATRCACGSVLARLRDLRGRLRDTLRLAGGESLSLADLDSALLALPGLRAYEAGLRLAETEPGGQTTEILHVALLPATPDASSLEEAAGRALPALPAIERATAAGRLTVETALTGLDPGQSHTVKRHLRDQR
- the trsS gene encoding radical SAM (seleno)protein TrsS, whose product is MTDAEPTRSLCPVCLARVPARRILRNGEARLEKTCPKHGDFSTVIWRGEPSFSGWKRPKTPSRPPVRATTESAGCPFDCGLCPEHAQHTCTTLLEVTDRCDLGCPVCFARSGAHGDDPGLPVLRERLVRIRETAGACTLQLSGGEPTMRDDLPLLVEAAAGLDFSLVQLNTNGLRFAAEPDFARILLDAGLQSVFLQFDSVRDEAYLRLRGNSLWERKQQALDALLEAGLGVVLVSTLVPGVNTRDIGALIRYGLKRHPGVRGVHFQPVSYFGRYPMAPSDADRLTLPEVMTAVEKQTDGAIPASDFLPPGCEHALCSFHATYLVSESGALQRLGQCGCSPGPAKASDGARKAVRTTSQRWRPAPGPEPLEPIDDLDRFLSRARQQTFTVSGMAFQDAWTLDLERLRGCCIHVQAPDGRLIPFCAYNLTAADGSPLYRGLAEDATAGAPCP